The following are from one region of the Bacillus methanolicus MGA3 genome:
- a CDS encoding YlzJ-like family protein, with translation MILYTMMPHELIFTSEAQEFGRQRTVNFNGIPLLVELEDDHSFRIIRILSSDPKHYLDSRCKPGEKISYF, from the coding sequence ATGATATTATATACAATGATGCCTCATGAACTCATTTTTACATCTGAAGCTCAGGAGTTTGGCAGGCAAAGAACGGTCAATTTCAATGGAATCCCATTGTTAGTTGAATTGGAAGATGACCATTCTTTCAGAATCATTCGTATTTTAAGCAGTGATCCAAAGCATTATTTGGACTCACGTTGTAAACCGGGAGAAAAAATTTCTTATTTTTAA
- a CDS encoding DNA translocase FtsK, producing MAKTKKRHSRKKDNMKRTIQYELTALVLITLAVISIARLGAVGNAFVLFFRFFMGEWYMLILIGIVLVSAYMMWKRSFPFLFHRKLIGLYFIIASILLLSHITLFQLLSNGGKFKDPSVIANTWELFWMEVRGETSTTDLGGGMIGAVLFALCHYLFDEAGTKLIAAVLIMIGFVLLTGKTFGDALGKIFSSLGKFIKNQWSAFLEDVKNWRTEHTERKMAKRQRQEEKMRRSQEEEEQTTISGQPEMEMESTLEPIISSFTERAYQEHAEDSSIKPEKESTVMSEQDSEDDTAPPMTFTEVENMDYELPPVSLLKLPQHTDQSREYKLIHQNAAKLERTFQSFGVKARVTQVHLGPAVTKYEVHPDVGVKVSKIVSLSDDLALALAAKDIRIEAPIPGKSAIGIEVPNSEVAMVSLREVLESKQNDKPESKLLIGLGRDITGEAVLAELNKMPHLLVAGATGSGKSVCINGIITSILMRAKPHEVKLMMIDPKMVELNVYNGIPHLLAPVVTDARKASQALKKVVNEMERRYELFSHTGTRNIEGYNEYIKRHNAEEGAKQPLLPYIVVIVDELADLMMVASSDVEDSITRLAQMARAAGIHLIIATQRPSVDVITGVIKANIPSRIAFAVSSQTDSRTILDMGGAEKLLGRGDMLFLPVGESKPIRVQGAFLSDEEVEEVVNFVISQQKAQYQEEMIPDDLPENTSEVDDELYNEAVQLVVEMQTASVSMLQRRFRIGYTRAARLIDEMEARGVVGPYEGSKPREVLISKPKEEAN from the coding sequence ATGGCCAAAACAAAGAAACGACATTCACGGAAAAAAGATAACATGAAAAGGACGATTCAATATGAACTGACTGCACTCGTATTAATTACATTGGCAGTCATCTCCATTGCCAGACTCGGTGCAGTAGGGAATGCTTTCGTTCTATTTTTCCGGTTTTTCATGGGAGAATGGTATATGCTTATCCTGATCGGGATTGTTCTTGTATCTGCATACATGATGTGGAAGCGCTCTTTTCCATTTCTCTTTCACCGAAAACTGATCGGTTTATATTTCATCATCGCTTCAATTTTGCTTCTAAGCCATATTACATTGTTTCAATTGTTATCAAACGGGGGCAAATTCAAGGACCCGAGCGTTATCGCGAATACATGGGAATTATTTTGGATGGAAGTTCGGGGGGAGACAAGCACAACTGATCTCGGCGGCGGGATGATCGGTGCAGTTTTGTTCGCGCTTTGCCACTATTTGTTCGATGAAGCAGGAACAAAACTGATCGCAGCTGTTCTTATTATGATCGGATTTGTCCTTTTGACAGGCAAAACATTTGGCGATGCGTTAGGAAAGATTTTTTCATCATTAGGAAAATTCATAAAAAACCAGTGGAGTGCTTTTCTTGAAGATGTAAAAAATTGGCGGACTGAACATACGGAAAGGAAAATGGCAAAGAGACAGCGGCAAGAAGAAAAAATGCGGCGTTCTCAGGAAGAAGAGGAGCAAACTACGATATCAGGGCAGCCTGAAATGGAGATGGAATCAACACTAGAACCGATCATCTCCAGTTTTACGGAAAGAGCATATCAAGAACATGCAGAAGATTCTTCAATAAAACCCGAAAAGGAAAGTACAGTTATGTCAGAACAAGATAGTGAAGACGATACTGCTCCGCCAATGACATTTACTGAGGTTGAAAATATGGATTATGAACTGCCACCTGTCAGTTTATTAAAACTTCCGCAGCATACAGATCAGAGCAGAGAATATAAACTTATCCATCAAAATGCTGCCAAGCTGGAACGAACATTCCAAAGTTTTGGAGTAAAAGCAAGAGTTACACAAGTTCATCTTGGCCCCGCCGTAACGAAATATGAAGTTCATCCTGATGTAGGAGTAAAAGTAAGCAAAATAGTAAGCCTGAGTGATGATCTTGCACTTGCACTTGCAGCAAAGGACATCAGGATCGAAGCGCCGATTCCAGGAAAGTCTGCAATAGGAATAGAAGTTCCAAACTCGGAGGTTGCAATGGTTTCTCTCCGTGAGGTACTTGAATCAAAACAAAATGATAAACCTGAATCAAAACTCTTGATTGGGCTTGGCCGCGATATTACGGGGGAAGCTGTCCTCGCTGAACTTAATAAAATGCCGCATTTGCTTGTTGCAGGGGCAACAGGCAGCGGTAAAAGTGTTTGTATTAACGGAATTATCACTAGCATTTTAATGCGGGCAAAACCGCACGAAGTTAAATTAATGATGATCGACCCTAAGATGGTTGAATTGAATGTATATAACGGGATTCCTCACTTGCTGGCTCCGGTTGTAACCGATGCAAGGAAAGCATCACAAGCATTGAAAAAAGTTGTGAATGAAATGGAGCGGCGCTATGAATTATTTTCGCACACCGGAACGAGAAATATCGAAGGCTATAATGAATACATTAAAAGGCATAATGCCGAGGAAGGAGCAAAACAGCCTCTTTTGCCTTACATTGTTGTCATTGTGGACGAGCTTGCTGATTTGATGATGGTTGCTTCATCAGATGTTGAAGATTCGATTACGCGCCTTGCACAAATGGCTAGGGCTGCGGGAATACACTTAATTATTGCTACTCAAAGGCCTTCCGTAGATGTTATTACAGGTGTCATTAAAGCGAATATTCCATCCCGGATCGCTTTTGCTGTTTCTTCTCAGACTGACTCGAGGACAATTTTAGATATGGGCGGAGCAGAAAAGCTTCTTGGCCGCGGTGACATGCTGTTTCTTCCTGTTGGCGAATCTAAACCGATACGTGTCCAAGGTGCCTTTCTCTCAGATGAAGAAGTGGAAGAGGTAGTGAACTTTGTCATTTCCCAGCAAAAAGCACAATATCAAGAAGAAATGATTCCTGATGATTTACCTGAAAATACTTCAGAAGTGGACGATGAACTTTATAATGAAGCTGTCCAACTGGTAGTAGAAATGCAAACAGCTTCTGTTTCCATGTTGCAGCGAAGATTTCGTATCGGTTATACCCGCGCAGCCAGACTTATTGACGAAATGGAAGCAAGGGGGGTAGTTGGTCCGTATGAAGGAAGCAAACCTCGTGAAGTTCTCATTTCAAAGCCTAAAGAAGAAGCTAACTAG
- a CDS encoding GntR family transcriptional regulator produces MSIKSDNRHLYLQVIDRLKQDIEKGLYKEREKLPSEFDLAKQLGVSRATLREALRILEEENVIIRRHGVGTFVNAKPLFTSGIEQLNSVTNMIEIAGMSPGTIFLSSSTQGPTEEDVRRFNCSLDEEIVVIERVRTANGEPVVYCIDKVPEKILPDNFSLEEESIFNLLEMKANRKITYAVAQIEPIGYHEKISPILECDPETALLVLKQMHYDEMDEPILYSVNYFKADKFRFHVLRKRV; encoded by the coding sequence ATGTCAATTAAGTCAGATAACCGTCATTTGTATTTACAAGTTATCGATCGCTTAAAGCAAGATATTGAAAAGGGGCTTTATAAAGAAAGAGAAAAGCTTCCGTCAGAATTCGATCTTGCAAAACAATTAGGAGTAAGCAGAGCCACGCTTCGAGAGGCATTGCGAATTCTTGAAGAGGAGAATGTGATTATTCGGCGCCATGGCGTCGGCACATTTGTCAATGCAAAACCTCTGTTTACTTCAGGTATCGAACAACTAAACAGTGTAACGAACATGATTGAAATTGCTGGAATGTCTCCAGGTACTATTTTCTTAAGTTCGTCAACCCAAGGCCCGACTGAGGAGGACGTTCGTCGTTTCAATTGTTCATTGGATGAAGAAATTGTCGTGATTGAAAGGGTAAGGACTGCAAACGGGGAACCAGTCGTGTATTGTATCGACAAAGTACCTGAAAAAATTTTGCCAGACAATTTTTCTCTTGAAGAGGAGTCGATCTTCAATTTATTGGAGATGAAAGCAAATCGGAAAATTACGTATGCAGTTGCCCAGATTGAGCCGATAGGCTATCACGAAAAAATTTCTCCCATCCTAGAATGTGATCCCGAAACTGCATTGCTTGTTTTAAAGCAAATGCACTATGATGAAATGGACGAGCCGATCCTTTATTCGGTAAACTATTTCAAAGCTGATAAATTCAGATTCCATGTTTTAAGGAAAAGAGTGTAA
- a CDS encoding BMP family lipoprotein, protein MKKRKFGLALSLVLAAGTILGACGKSEGGSAGEGKKDGFTVGMVTDVGGIDDKSFNQSAWEGLQAFGKENGLKQGKDGYNYLQSQSDADYATNLNTLARQGFDLVFGIGFLMQDAVKEIAQQQKDKHFAIVDGQVKEPNVASILFKEQEGAFLAGVAAAKATKTNKIGFIGGMEIPVIERFQSGFLAGVKAVNPNIKVDVQYAGAFDKAELGKTIASKMYSSGCDVIFHAAGGTGNGLFTEARDRKKKDPSKEIWAIGVDSDQSAEGVVDINGKKHNVIITSALKRVDNAVKDLSTKAKEGNFPGGKTITYGLAEDGVGLAPINDELSNKADVEAAVKEWQEKIKSGKVKVPSTLEELKSFSVK, encoded by the coding sequence TTGAAAAAGCGTAAATTTGGTTTAGCGCTGTCACTTGTACTTGCTGCAGGAACTATTTTAGGTGCTTGCGGCAAAAGTGAAGGCGGATCAGCCGGTGAAGGTAAAAAAGATGGATTTACAGTTGGTATGGTAACAGATGTCGGAGGAATTGATGACAAATCTTTCAACCAATCTGCTTGGGAAGGTCTTCAAGCATTTGGTAAAGAAAACGGTCTCAAACAAGGAAAAGATGGTTACAACTACCTTCAATCCCAATCAGATGCAGATTACGCTACGAATTTAAATACACTTGCTCGCCAAGGTTTTGATTTAGTATTTGGTATCGGTTTCTTAATGCAAGATGCAGTTAAAGAAATTGCCCAACAGCAAAAAGACAAACATTTTGCAATTGTAGATGGTCAAGTTAAAGAGCCAAACGTTGCAAGCATCTTATTTAAAGAACAAGAAGGAGCTTTCTTGGCAGGTGTTGCAGCAGCGAAAGCGACAAAAACAAACAAAATCGGTTTTATCGGTGGAATGGAAATTCCTGTTATTGAACGATTCCAATCCGGATTTTTGGCTGGTGTGAAAGCAGTAAATCCTAATATTAAAGTTGACGTACAATATGCAGGTGCATTTGATAAAGCAGAGCTTGGTAAAACAATTGCTTCGAAAATGTATTCTTCCGGTTGCGACGTAATCTTCCATGCTGCAGGCGGTACAGGCAACGGTCTATTTACTGAAGCGCGTGACCGTAAGAAGAAAGATCCTTCAAAAGAAATTTGGGCGATTGGTGTTGACTCCGACCAGTCTGCAGAAGGTGTCGTTGATATTAATGGGAAAAAACATAATGTAATCATTACTTCTGCTCTTAAACGAGTTGATAATGCAGTGAAAGACCTTTCTACTAAAGCAAAAGAAGGAAACTTCCCTGGAGGGAAAACCATCACTTACGGCTTGGCTGAAGATGGTGTTGGCTTAGCTCCGATTAATGATGAACTTTCTAACAAAGCTGATGTTGAGGCAGCAGTAAAAGAATGGCAAGAAAAAATTAAGAGCGGCAAAGTGAAAGTTCCTTCTACTTTAGAAGAGCTTAAATCATTTTCCGTAAAATAA
- a CDS encoding ABC transporter ATP-binding protein: protein MEYVIEMLNIRKEFPGIVANDNITLQLKKGEIHALLGENGAGKSTLMNVLFGLYQPEQGEIRVKGKPVKITNPNIANDLGIGMVHQHFMLVDTFTVTENIILGKEITSKGKIDIKKAEQEVRKISERYGLAVDPRAKISDISVGMQQRVEILKTLYRGAEILIFDEPTAVLTPQEIKELIQIMKTLIAEGKSIILITHKLKEIMEVCDRVTVIRKGKGIGTLNVRDTNPNELASLMVGREVVFRTEKKPPAPKQEVLEISNLVVKDSRGVPVVNGLDLTVHAGEIVGIAGVDGNGQTELIEAITGLRKSESGTIKLNGKEIQNMTPRKITEAGVGHIPEDRHKHGLVLDFPIGENMVLQTYYKKPFSKNGILNFKEIYRKARTLIREYDVRTPSEYTLARALSGGNQQKAIIGREVDRNPDLLIAAQPTRGLDVGAIEFIHKRLIEQRDNGKAVLLISFELDEIMNVSDRIAVIYEGKIVAIVEPKETTEQELGLLMAGSKRKEAGVGTND from the coding sequence ATGGAATATGTTATTGAGATGCTCAATATTCGAAAAGAATTTCCGGGGATCGTCGCCAATGATAATATTACTCTTCAATTAAAGAAGGGGGAAATTCACGCTTTGCTCGGGGAAAACGGTGCCGGTAAATCCACGTTAATGAACGTGTTATTCGGATTGTACCAGCCCGAGCAGGGAGAAATCCGTGTTAAAGGAAAACCAGTGAAAATTACCAACCCCAATATTGCAAACGATTTAGGAATCGGAATGGTCCATCAGCATTTTATGCTGGTTGATACATTTACGGTTACTGAAAATATCATTCTTGGTAAAGAAATAACATCCAAAGGGAAGATCGACATCAAGAAAGCAGAACAAGAAGTAAGGAAAATTTCAGAAAGATACGGTCTTGCCGTCGATCCGAGAGCGAAAATTTCCGATATCTCTGTAGGAATGCAGCAAAGGGTTGAAATTTTAAAAACATTATACCGCGGAGCAGAAATTCTTATTTTTGATGAGCCTACAGCCGTATTGACTCCTCAGGAAATTAAGGAACTTATTCAAATTATGAAAACCTTAATTGCAGAAGGCAAGTCAATTATTTTGATTACGCACAAATTAAAAGAAATTATGGAAGTTTGCGACAGAGTAACGGTCATTCGCAAAGGCAAAGGGATCGGAACCCTAAACGTTCGAGATACAAATCCGAATGAGTTGGCAAGCTTAATGGTAGGCCGGGAAGTAGTTTTTAGAACAGAAAAAAAGCCGCCTGCACCAAAGCAAGAAGTGCTGGAAATAAGTAATTTAGTTGTCAAAGATTCAAGAGGTGTTCCTGTTGTCAACGGATTGGATTTGACCGTGCATGCTGGAGAAATTGTTGGGATAGCCGGAGTGGATGGAAATGGTCAAACCGAATTGATTGAAGCCATCACCGGGTTAAGGAAATCAGAAAGCGGTACGATCAAATTAAATGGAAAAGAGATTCAAAACATGACACCGCGGAAAATTACGGAGGCCGGTGTTGGCCATATTCCGGAAGACCGCCATAAACACGGACTGGTTCTTGATTTTCCGATTGGAGAAAATATGGTTCTTCAGACCTATTACAAAAAACCGTTCTCGAAAAATGGAATACTTAATTTCAAAGAAATATATCGGAAAGCAAGAACATTAATACGTGAATACGATGTACGAACACCAAGTGAATATACGCTTGCAAGAGCGCTATCTGGGGGAAATCAGCAAAAGGCGATTATCGGCCGAGAAGTGGACAGGAATCCGGATTTATTAATTGCAGCTCAGCCAACAAGGGGACTAGACGTTGGTGCAATCGAATTTATTCATAAAAGACTAATTGAACAAAGGGATAATGGAAAAGCTGTTTTACTCATTTCCTTTGAGCTGGATGAAATTATGAATGTAAGTGATCGAATTGCTGTTATTTATGAAGGGAAAATTGTAGCAATTGTTGAACCGAAGGAAACGACTGAACAGGAGCTTGGTTTGTTAATGGCCGGTTCGAAACGAAAGGAAGCAGGTGTAGGAACCAATGACTAA
- a CDS encoding ABC transporter permease, giving the protein MTKRLSNLLIPLIAVLLGILSGTIIMIVSGYDPIAGFSSLWNGAFGDLYYTGEVIRQVTPYILSGLAVAFAFRVGLFNIGVEGQLIVGWLAAVWVGISFELPKVIHLPLAILTAAVAGALWAFIPGLLKAKFRVHEVIVTIMMNYIALHATNYIIRTVLSDKSDKTKMIYESASLRSPFLESITDYSRLHWGILISLACAVIMWFLLEKTTIGYELRSVGFNHHASQYAGMNVNRNIILSMLISGAFAGLAGAMEGLGTFGYAAVKGGFTGVGFDGIAVALLGGNTAIGVIFAAILFGALKVGALNMPLESGIPNELVDIIIALIVFFVASSYMIRWVIERINKKGVK; this is encoded by the coding sequence ATGACTAAGCGCTTAAGTAATCTATTAATTCCGTTAATAGCCGTATTATTAGGAATTCTTTCAGGTACGATTATTATGATTGTAAGCGGTTATGATCCGATCGCCGGATTCTCATCTCTTTGGAATGGGGCCTTTGGTGATCTGTATTATACAGGTGAAGTGATTCGACAAGTTACCCCATATATTTTATCAGGTTTGGCAGTTGCATTTGCCTTTAGAGTCGGATTGTTTAATATCGGTGTTGAGGGGCAATTGATTGTCGGCTGGCTTGCTGCTGTTTGGGTTGGGATTTCTTTTGAACTCCCGAAAGTGATTCATTTGCCACTGGCGATCTTGACTGCTGCTGTTGCCGGTGCGTTATGGGCGTTTATTCCAGGTTTATTAAAAGCAAAGTTCAGGGTTCATGAGGTAATCGTAACAATCATGATGAACTACATCGCACTTCATGCAACAAATTATATTATCAGAACCGTCCTATCTGATAAAAGCGATAAAACGAAAATGATTTATGAGTCTGCGTCATTACGTTCACCATTTTTAGAAAGTATAACGGATTATTCACGCCTTCACTGGGGGATTCTTATCTCACTCGCGTGTGCCGTGATTATGTGGTTTTTATTAGAAAAAACGACCATTGGCTACGAATTAAGATCAGTTGGCTTTAATCACCATGCGTCTCAATACGCAGGCATGAATGTGAATCGAAATATTATTTTATCGATGCTCATTTCAGGTGCTTTTGCCGGATTGGCGGGAGCGATGGAAGGTCTTGGGACATTTGGTTATGCCGCAGTAAAAGGCGGTTTTACAGGTGTTGGTTTTGATGGGATCGCTGTTGCTTTATTAGGAGGTAATACTGCAATCGGGGTCATTTTTGCTGCCATTCTTTTCGGAGCTCTGAAGGTTGGTGCTTTAAACATGCCGCTTGAATCAGGAATTCCAAATGAACTAGTCGATATTATTATTGCATTAATTGTATTTTTTGTTGCCTCGAGTTATATGATTCGCTGGGTCATTGAGAGAATCAATAAAAAGGGGGTGAAGTAA
- a CDS encoding ABC transporter permease, with protein sequence MDFMEILQIIIPSTLLWASPLIFTALGGIFSERSGVVNIGLEGLMVIGAFTSIVFNLTFADTFGNLTPWIALLVAMLAGALFSVIHAVASITFRADHTVSGVAINLLAVGLTLFLVKLIYGKGQTDIIQKGFDKIDIPILKDIPFFGPIFSSNTYSTSFVAIGFALVVWYVIYKTPFGLRLRSVGEHPMAADTMGINVTKMRYIGVILSGALGGIGGGVYAQAITSDFSHATISGQGFMALAAMIFGKWHPLGAMGAALFFGFAQSISIIGSNLPFLENIPSVYLHIAPYVLTILALTGFIGRADAPKAVGTHYIKGRR encoded by the coding sequence GTGGATTTTATGGAGATTTTGCAAATTATTATTCCTTCTACATTGCTATGGGCTTCTCCACTTATTTTCACCGCACTTGGAGGAATATTCTCCGAACGTTCCGGCGTTGTCAATATTGGTCTGGAAGGTTTAATGGTCATTGGAGCGTTCACTTCGATTGTATTTAACTTAACATTTGCTGATACATTTGGAAACTTAACACCATGGATTGCATTACTAGTTGCCATGCTGGCTGGAGCATTATTTTCGGTTATCCATGCTGTTGCATCCATTACATTCAGGGCTGACCATACAGTTTCTGGGGTTGCCATTAATTTATTAGCAGTAGGTTTGACACTCTTTCTTGTAAAGCTTATTTATGGAAAAGGCCAAACAGACATTATTCAAAAAGGTTTTGACAAAATAGATATTCCAATTTTAAAAGATATCCCGTTTTTTGGACCGATTTTCTCCTCAAATACGTATTCAACATCGTTTGTTGCCATTGGTTTTGCATTGGTCGTTTGGTATGTGATTTACAAAACTCCTTTTGGACTTCGCCTTCGTTCCGTTGGTGAACATCCGATGGCTGCTGATACGATGGGCATCAATGTGACAAAAATGCGTTATATCGGCGTTATTTTGTCAGGTGCCCTTGGAGGGATCGGCGGCGGAGTTTATGCACAGGCGATCACATCTGATTTCAGCCATGCAACCATTAGCGGACAGGGCTTTATGGCACTAGCGGCTATGATCTTTGGCAAGTGGCATCCTCTAGGTGCAATGGGAGCAGCTTTGTTTTTTGGTTTTGCTCAAAGTATCAGTATTATAGGGTCCAATTTGCCGTTTTTGGAAAACATCCCGAGTGTTTATTTGCATATTGCTCCATATGTATTAACAATCCTTGCTTTAACAGGCTTTATCGGACGCGCCGATGCGCCAAAAGCGGTAGGAACACATTATATTAAAGGAAGAAGATAA
- the yfmF gene encoding EF-P 5-aminopentanol modification-associated protein YfmF, producing MTALSESIKEMSGYKLHLVKTDKYKTNTLVWKMKAPLQATDVTKRAILPYVLQSSTKKYPTTAKLRSYLDELYGATLFVDLAKKGEYHVITLSIEIANEKFLGDQTPLLKHAFELLAEILLNPNATNHSFDAATIEMEKRTLKQRIQSVYDDKMRYSNLRLIQEMCSGEPYALNVNGELESVNQINAENLFEYYQQALAEDELDLYIIGDIDEDEVYKTASDLIKFQDRTPKEAKKISVRTKDKVNEVIEKQDVKQGKLNIGYRTNVVYGDPDYYALQLFNGIFGGFSHSKLFRNVREKASLAYYAASRLESHKGLMMVMSGIDSKNYQQAVQIINEQMLAMKNGDFTDEEIDQTKAVIRNQLLETIDTSRGIVEVLYHNVVSKQPIDLQTWFEGMEQVTREDIVKVAQKIEADTIYFLTGTEGGSQ from the coding sequence ATGACAGCTTTATCGGAATCAATAAAAGAAATGAGTGGCTATAAGCTTCATCTTGTAAAAACAGATAAATATAAAACAAACACACTTGTTTGGAAAATGAAAGCTCCGCTTCAAGCAACGGATGTTACGAAAAGAGCAATACTGCCATATGTATTGCAAAGCAGCACGAAAAAATATCCTACTACTGCCAAACTTCGGTCCTATTTAGATGAATTATATGGGGCAACTCTTTTTGTCGATCTTGCGAAAAAAGGCGAGTACCACGTCATCACGTTGTCAATTGAGATCGCTAATGAAAAATTCCTTGGTGATCAAACCCCTTTATTAAAACATGCATTCGAATTACTAGCAGAAATATTGTTAAACCCGAATGCAACAAACCATTCATTTGATGCGGCAACAATTGAAATGGAAAAAAGAACATTGAAACAACGAATTCAATCAGTATACGATGATAAAATGAGGTATTCAAATTTACGCCTCATTCAAGAAATGTGTTCAGGAGAACCGTATGCTTTAAATGTAAACGGTGAATTGGAATCCGTTAATCAGATTAATGCTGAAAATTTATTTGAATACTACCAACAAGCTCTTGCAGAAGATGAATTGGATCTCTATATCATCGGGGATATAGATGAGGATGAGGTTTATAAAACAGCTTCGGATTTAATCAAGTTTCAAGATCGCACTCCGAAAGAAGCAAAGAAAATTTCGGTTCGGACAAAAGATAAAGTAAATGAAGTGATTGAAAAACAAGATGTGAAGCAAGGAAAACTTAACATTGGCTACAGAACGAATGTTGTTTATGGAGATCCTGATTATTATGCTTTGCAACTATTTAATGGAATTTTTGGCGGTTTCTCTCATTCTAAATTGTTTAGAAACGTTCGGGAAAAAGCGAGCCTTGCCTATTATGCAGCAAGCCGGCTTGAAAGCCATAAAGGTTTAATGATGGTTATGTCCGGAATTGATTCGAAAAATTATCAACAGGCCGTCCAAATTATAAATGAACAAATGCTGGCTATGAAGAATGGCGATTTTACTGATGAGGAAATTGATCAGACAAAAGCTGTGATTCGCAATCAGCTGCTTGAAACGATTGATACGTCAAGGGGAATCGTGGAAGTATTATACCATAATGTTGTTTCAAAACAGCCGATTGATTTGCAAACGTGGTTTGAAGGAATGGAACAAGTCACACGTGAAGACATCGTGAAAGTGGCCCAAAAAATTGAAGCGGATACAATTTACTTCTTAACGGGAACGGAAGGTGGAAGCCAATGA
- the ymfI gene encoding elongation factor P 5-aminopentanone reductase encodes MKKYALITGASGGIGRAIAKKLAEEGYSLYLHYNRNKQTIIKLLQELEAFQGEYIPIQADLSLSDGYKKIASNIFTIDAIIHNSGISQYGMLIDLDEKAAQDLINIHVTTPLMLTKELLPKMTAKKHGNIIVISSIWGQTGASCEVAYSTVKGAQIAFVKALSKEVALNGIRVNAIAPGAIETAMLKDFSNEDLQTIREDIPIGRLGTPMDVANSVSFLLSDKASYITGQVLAVNGGWYT; translated from the coding sequence ATGAAAAAATATGCCCTCATAACTGGAGCGAGCGGCGGAATCGGAAGGGCGATAGCTAAAAAGCTTGCTGAAGAAGGCTATTCGTTATATTTACATTACAACCGCAACAAGCAAACGATTATAAAATTATTGCAAGAACTTGAAGCTTTTCAAGGGGAATACATTCCTATCCAAGCGGATCTGTCTCTTTCAGACGGCTATAAAAAGATTGCTTCAAATATATTTACGATAGATGCTATCATTCATAATAGCGGAATAAGCCAATATGGAATGTTAATCGATCTAGACGAAAAAGCTGCACAAGATTTAATCAATATTCATGTTACTACACCGCTTATGTTGACAAAAGAACTTCTGCCGAAAATGACAGCAAAAAAACATGGGAATATTATTGTTATTTCTTCGATTTGGGGGCAAACAGGCGCATCATGTGAAGTCGCATATTCAACAGTAAAAGGTGCGCAAATCGCCTTTGTAAAGGCTTTAAGTAAAGAAGTTGCCTTAAATGGGATTCGTGTGAATGCCATTGCTCCTGGTGCAATCGAGACAGCTATGCTGAAAGATTTTTCTAATGAAGACTTACAAACAATCAGAGAGGATATACCAATTGGAAGACTTGGCACTCCAATGGATGTTGCAAACAGTGTTTCCTTTTTGCTTTCTGACAAAGCTTCTTATATAACAGGACAAGTTCTGGCTGTAAATGGCGGATGGTATACGTAA
- a CDS encoding DUF3243 domain-containing protein: protein MSVLDNWQQWKDFLGDRLNQAQNAGMNKEVVTDLAYQIGDYLAKQVEPKNEQEKILADLWSVASPDEQHAIASMMVKLVQNDGTH from the coding sequence ATGTCTGTTTTAGATAACTGGCAGCAATGGAAAGATTTTTTAGGTGATCGCTTAAATCAGGCACAAAATGCTGGAATGAATAAAGAAGTAGTAACGGATCTTGCCTACCAAATTGGTGATTATCTTGCAAAGCAAGTTGAGCCGAAAAATGAACAAGAAAAAATTTTGGCGGACCTTTGGTCAGTTGCAAGCCCTGATGAACAGCATGCGATTGCCAGTATGATGGTGAAGCTTGTTCAAAATGACGGAACACACTAA